A section of the Saccharomyces paradoxus strain CBS432 chromosome XII sequence genome encodes:
- the RPL6B gene encoding 60S ribosomal protein eL6 (Ribosomal 60S subunit protein L6B~similar to YLR448W), with protein sequence MTAQQAPKWYPSEDVAAPKKTRKAVRPQKLRASLVPGTVLILLAGRFRGKRVVYLKHLEDNTLLVTGPFKVNGVPLRRVNARYVIATSTKVSVEGVNVEKFNVEYFAKEKLTKKEKKEANLFPEQQTKEIKTERVEDQKVVDKALLAEIKKTPLLKQYLSASFSLKNGDKPHLLKF encoded by the exons ATGACTGCCCAACAA GCCCCAAAGTGGTATCCTTCCGAAGACGTTGCTGCCCCAAAGAAAACCAGAAAGGCTGTTCGCCCACAAAAGTTGCGTGCCTCTCTAGTTCCAGGCACCGTTTTGATCTTGCTAGCCGGCCGTTTCAGAGGTAAGAGAGTTGTTTACTTGAAGCATCTAGAAGACAACACTCTATTGGTCACTGGTCCATTCAAAGTCAATGGTGTTCCATTGAGAAGAGTCAACGCTCGTTACGTCATTGCTACCTCTACTAAAGTCTCTGTCGAAGGTGTCAACGTTGAAAAGTTCAACGTTGAATACTTCGccaaggaaaaattgaccaagaaggaaaagaaggaagcTAACTTGTTCCCAGAACAACAAACCAAGGAAATTAAGACCGAACGTGTTGAAGATCAAAAGGTTGTTGACAAGGCTTTGTTGGCTGAAATCAAGAAGACCCCATTGTTGAAGCAATATTTGTCTGcctctttctctttgaagaaCGGTGACAAGCCACACTTATTGAAATTCTAA
- the VMA6 gene encoding H(+)-transporting V0 sector ATPase subunit d (Subunit d of the V0 integral membrane domain of V-ATPase~similar to YLR447C), which yields MEGVYFNIDNGFIEGVVRGYRNGLLSNNQYINLTQCDTLEDLKLQLSSTDYGNFLSSVSSESLTTSLIQEYASSKLYHEFNYIRDQSSGPTRKFMDYITYGYMIDNVALMITGTIHDRDKGEILQRCHPLGWFDTLPTLSVATDLESLYETVLVDTPLAPYFKNCFDTAEELDDMNIEIIRNKLYKAYLEDFYNFVTEEIPEPAKECMQTLLGFEADRRSINIALNSLQSSDIDPDLKSDLLPNIGKLYPLATFHLAQAQDFEGVRAALANVYEYRGFLETGNLEDHFYQLEMELCRDAFTQQFAISTVWAWMKSKEQEVRNITWIAECIAQNQRERINNYISVY from the coding sequence ATGGAAGGCGTGTATTTTAATATTGACAATGGGTTTATTGAAGGTGTAGTGAGAGGCTACAGAAATGGGTTATTATCTAATAACCAATACATTAACTTAACACAATGTGACACGTTGGAAGATTTAAAATTACAATTATCATCGACAGACTATggtaattttctttcctctGTTTCCTCAGAGTCTTTGACCACGTCGTTGATTCAAGAATATGCCTCCAGCAAGTTGTATCACGAATTCAACTACATAAGAGACCAATCTAGTGGACCCACGAGAAAGTTCATGGACTATATCACTTATGGTTACATGATCGACAATGTAGCATTGATGATTACAGGTACTATTCATGACCGTGATAAGGGTGAAATTTTACAGCGTTGTCATCCGCTAGGGTGGTTTGATACTTTGCCCACATTGAGTGTTGCTACTGATCTTGAATCCCTATACGAAACCGTATTGGTGGATACCCCATTGGCGCCTTACTTCAAAAACTGTTTTGACACGGCAGAGGAGCTAGATGATATGAacattgaaattattagaaACAAGCTGTACAAGGCTTATTTAGAAGATTTTTACAATTTCGTTACCGAAGAAATTCCAGAACCCGCCAAAGAATGTATGCAAACATTACTAGGGTTTGAAGCTGATAGAAGAAGTATCAATATTGCACTCAACTCTTTGCAAAGTTCAGATATTGACCCCGATTTGAAAAGTGACTTGTTACCTAACATAGGTAAGCTATACCCTCTTGCAACATTTCACTTGGCACAAGCCCAAGACTTCGAAGGTGTTAGAGCTGCCTTAGCTAATGTCTATGAGTATAGGGGATTTTTGGAGACTGGTAACTTAGAAGATCATTTTTACCAATTAGAAATGGAATTATGTAGAGATGCTTTCACGCAACAATTCGCCATCAGCACCGTTTGGGCCTGGATGAAATccaaagaacaagaagttAGAAATATTACCTGGATTGCGGAATGTATCGctcaaaatcaaagagaaagaataaacaaTTATATTTCCgtttattga
- the NGK1 gene encoding hexokinase (hexokinase~similar to YLR446W), translating to MTIESAIARELENLILPADSIVNVVDQFQEELLSRLQTNTISMLPQCLVPDKRSRWNPKDRILAIDFGGTRLKFAIISLPQIVIEYDDAFELTYNIVDSNFFNQIIYTICTRLATNGYINKKNESSEASKFFVSVTFSFPLNSKGEVVAMGKGFVMTNTLQGSTVKQLIQSSFDLIISENIEEFFCAMNVCHVINDAIAVSLTSKFICKNDSISLIIGTGTNACFEVPYGYLPPFKRDGLRETLPSSYNKETLNFKHVLINSEIGFIGKDVISLQPFDIHGGISYEMPLECVTSGKWLPQSLKKILLQYNIIPKNFPVEFNGELVCQLAEDSTNAWFENQHYALICKIARLLIKRAAFYVAAIVQAIDIITGCKNYNFIHIGYVGSFLHNSNFYREQIKYYSSIDIKLQFLNHSNLLGAAIATYLNKSDKQVQ from the coding sequence ATGACAATAGAAAGCGCTATAGCTCGggaattggaaaatttgattttacCCGCTGATTCCATAGTGAATGTGGTTgatcaatttcaagaagaatTGTTATCACGGCTTCAGACAAATACGATTTCTATGCTCCCGCAGTGTTTGGTCCCAGATAAACGATCGCGATGGAACCCTAAAGACAGGATTCTCGCCATTGATTTCGGCGGAACAAGACTGAAATTTGCAATTATCTCTTTGCCTCAAATCGTTATCGAATACGATGATGCCTTTGAACTTACCTACAACATCGTCGATTCGAATTTCTTTAATCAAATTATCTATACAATATGTACCAGGTTGGCTACAAATGgttatataaataaaaagaacGAATCATCTGAGGCgtctaaattttttgtttccgTAACATTCAGTTTCCCTTTAAATTCAAAGGGTGAGGTGGTTGCTATGGGAAAAGGCTTTGTGATGACCAATACTCTTCAAGGATCCACTGTGAAACAGCTCATCCAATCTTCGTTTGATCTGATTATATCGGAAAATAtcgaagaatttttctgtGCCATGAATGTGTGTCATGTAATAAATGACGCAATTGCGGTTTCATTAACAAGCAAATTCATATGCAAAAACGATTCAATCTCATTAATAATAGGAACAGGTACAAACGCATGTTTCGAGGTTCCCTACGGATATTTGCCGCCTTTCAAGAGAGATGGCTTAAGAGAGACGTTGCCGTCAAGCTATAATAAGGAGACATTAAACTTCAAACATGTCCTCATCAATTCAGAGATTGGCTTTATTGGTAAAGATGTCATTTCGTTACAACCATTTGATATCCATGGGGGAATCTCATATGAAATGCCCCTAGAATGCGTCACCTCCGGTAAGTGGCTCCCGCaatcattaaaaaaaattctattgCAATATAACATAATCcctaaaaattttccagtAGAATTCAATGGGGAATTGGTATGCCAACTGGCAGAGGACTCTACTAATGCTTGGTTCGAAAATCAGCATTATGCATTGATTTGTAAAATCGCACGTCTTTTAATCAAGAGAGCCGCATTTTATGTTGCTGCAATAGTACAAGCTATTGATATCATCACAGGCTGCAAAAATTATAACTTTATTCATATCGGATATGTCGGATCGTTTCTGCACAATTCAAACTTTTATCGAGAGCAGATAAAATATTACTCCAGCATTGATATTAAGTTGCAATTCTTAAATCACAGTAATCTTTTGGGGGCTGCCATAGCTACCTACTTAAACAAGTCGGACAAGCAAgttcaataa
- the FPR4 gene encoding peptidylprolyl isomerase FPR4 (Peptidyl-prolyl cis-trans isomerase (PPIase)~similar to YLR449W), giving the protein MSDMLPLATYSLNVEPYSPTPALNFETPVTIRITMAAIDPEPFDDDKKPSTLRIIKRNPELADYENDEDYEEDESDSEQEAGVPKKSEKTKKSKRVEQSESEDSEDESEIDDEFEECVLLTLSPKGQYQQALDITIAPEEDVQFVVTGSYTISLTGNYVKHPFDTPLEDNSSESDEDEEDYYSEEESSNGEEEQEEEQEEEDDEELSSGDDDLDDLVDASDIESRLDELVEKDKKKKNNKKDGKRKHEGDEEETAKPAEKKQTTKKDKKTETIKDSEEGKQKPKTKLLEGGIIIEDRVTGKGPHAKKGTRVGMRYVGKLKNGKVFDKNTKGKPFVFKLGQGEVIKGWDIGVAGMAVGGERRIVIPAPYAYGKQALPGIPANSELTFDVKLVSMK; this is encoded by the coding sequence ATGTCTGATATGCTTCCATTGGCTACGTATAGCCTGAATGTTGAACCATACTCCCCAACCCCAGCTTTAAACTTCGAAACGCCGGTTACCATTAGAATCACAATGGCGGCCATCGACCCTGAGCCCTTTGACGATGACAAGAAGCCATCTACTTTAAGAATAATTAAAAGAAACCCCGAACTAGCTGACTATGAAAACGATGAAGACTACGAAGAGGATGAAAGCGACAGTGAGCAAGAAGCAGGTGTACCAAAAAAGAgtgaaaaaacaaaaaaaagtaagaGGGTTGAGCAAAGTGAATCAGAAGATTCCGAGGATGAAAGCGAAATCGATGATGAGTTCGAAGAATGTGTTCTTTTAACCCTATCTCCAAAAGGTCAATATCAACAAGCTTTGGATATTACCATTGCACCAGAGGAAGACGTTCAATTCGTTGTCACCGGTTCATACACTATCTCTCTAACCGGTAACTACGTCAAACATCCATTTGACACACCGCTAGAAGACAATTCTTCAGAATcagacgaagatgaagaggacTATTAcagtgaagaagaatcttccaatggagaagaagagcaagaagaagagcaagaagaagaggacGATGAGGAACTAAGCTCTGGTGATGACGATCTTGACGATTTAGTTGATGCTAGTGACATTGAGAGCCGTCTTGATGAATTAGTCgaaaaagacaaaaagaagaaaaacaacaaaaaggaTGGCAAGAGGAAACATGAAGGAGACGAGGAGGAAACTGCCAAACCTGCagagaaaaaacaaacGACCAAGaaagacaagaaaacagaaaCAATTAAAGACTCGGAAGAAGGCAAACAAAAGCCGAAGACAAAGCTTCTAGAAGGtggtattattattgagGATCGCGTCACAGGAAAGGGGCCACATGCCAAGAAGGGCACCAGAGTTGGAATGAGATATGTTGGTAAGTTGAAAAACGGGAAggtttttgataaaaatacaaaggGTAAgccttttgtttttaaGTTAGGCCAAGGTGAAGTAATTAAAGGATGGGATATCGGTGTTGCTGGTATGGCAGTCGGCGGTGAGCGTAGAATTGTCATTCCTGCCCCATATGCCTACGGTAAACAAGCTTTGCCCGGCATTCCGGCTAACTCTGAATTGACATTTGATGTTAAATTAGTCTCCATGAAATAG
- the GMC2 gene encoding Gmc2p (Protein involved in meiotic crossing over~similar to YLR445W): MSDTTEVPEQKISENDQVNTLSRTDSLKNPDVSNKIPSLFKLAAEWQINNPQENFQNQILENDVLKKINEITSLIRESYKDLSSEDGMMSKQQQDKMDWDLFCTVPVNIIEQYTKDMDEIFEKMEKLAKQQRLWCESAFQIDVERCGDSILNAETWMKKKEHHLEYKNIEMERSANEIKETIQRLTDDK; encoded by the exons ATGAGTGATACTACGGAAGTCCctgaacaaaaaatatctgAGAACGACCAGGTTAATACTTTGTCAAGAACCGACTCATTAAAGAACCCGGATGTAAGCAACAAAATACCAAGTCTTTTCAAGTTAGCCGCCGAATGGCAAATTAACAACCCACAGGAAAACTTCCAAAACCAAATCCTGGAAAATGATGtgctcaaaaaaatcaacgAAATCACTAGTTTGATCCGAGAATCGTACAAAGACCTCTCCAGCGAAGATGGGATGATGTCCAAGCAACAGCAGGATAAGATGGATTGGGATTTGTTTTGTACCGTTCCTGTAAACATTATTGAGCAGTATACAAAAGATATGgatgaaatatttgaaaaaatggaaaagcTGGCAAAA caacaacGCCTTTGGTGTGAGTCCGCTTTTCAAATAGACGTGGAAAGATGTGGAGACTCTATTCTCAATGCTGAGACttggatgaagaagaaggagcACCATCTAGAGtacaaaaatattgaaatgGAAAGGTCCGCAAATGAAATCAAGGAAACTATTCAAAGACTAACAGATGATAAGTGA
- the HMG2 gene encoding hydroxymethylglutaryl-CoA reductase (NADPH) HMG2 (HMG-CoA reductase~similar to YLR450W), which produces MSLPLKTIIHLVKPFACTARFSARYPIHVIVVAVLLSAAAYLSVTQSYLNEWKLDSNQYSTYLSIKPDELFEKCTHYYRSPVSDTWKLLSSKEAADIYTPFHYYLSTISFQSKDNSTTLPSLDDVIYSVDHTRYLLSEEPKIQTELVSENGTKWRLRNNSNFILDLHNIYRNMVKQFSNKTSEFDQFDLFIILAAYFTLFYTLCCLFNDMRKIGSKFWLSFSALSNSACALYLSLYTTHSLLKKPASLLSLIIGLPFIVVIIGFKHKVRLAAFSLQKFHRISIDKKITVSNIIYEAMFQEGSYLIRDYLFYISSFVSCAIYARHLPGLVNFCILSTFMLIFDLILSATFYSAILSMKLEINIIHRSTLIRQTLEEDGVVPTTADIIYKDETASEPHFLRSNVAILLGKASVIGLLLLINLYVFTDKLNATILNTVYFDSTIYSLPNFINYKDIGNLSNQVIISVLPKQYYTPLKKYHQIEDSVLLIIDSVSNAIRDQFISKLLFFAFAVSISINVYLLNAAKIHTGYMNFQPQSKKIDDLVVVQKSATIEFSETQSVPASSGLETSVTARDIAISEEIQNNECVYALSFQDEPIRPLSNLVELMDKEQLKNMNNTEVSDLVVNGKLPLYSLEKKLEDTTRAVLVRRKALSALAESPILVSEKLPFRNYDYDRVFGACCENVIGYMPIPVGVIGPLIIDGTSYHIPMATTEGCLVASAMRGCKAINAGGGATTVLTKDGMTRGPVVRFPTLKRSGACKIWLDSEEGQNAIKKAFNSTSRFARLQHIQTCLAGDLLFMRFRTTTGDAMGMNMISKGVEYSLKQMVEEYGWEDMEVVSVSGNYCTDKKPAAINWIEGRGKSVVAEATIPGDVVKSVLKSDVAALVELNISKNLVGSAMAGSVGGFNAHAANLVTALFLALGQDPAQNVESSNCITLMKEVDGDLRISVSMPSIEVGTIGGGTVLEPQGAMLDLLGVRGPHPTEPGANARQLARIIACAVLAGELSLCSALAAGHLVQSHMTHNRKTNRANESPQPSNGGPPS; this is translated from the coding sequence ATGTCGCTTCCCTTAAAAACTATAATACATCTGGTAAAGCCCTTTGCTTGCACTGCTAGGTTTAGTGCGAGGTACCCAATCcatgttattgttgttgctgttttATTAAGCGCCGCTGCCTATCTATCAGTAACACAATCTTATCTTAACGAATGGAAGCTGGACTCTAACCAGTATTCCACGTACTTAAGCATCAAGCCGGATGAactgtttgaaaaatgcaCACACTATTATAGGTCTCCTGTGTCCGACACGTGGAAGCTGCTCAGTTCTAAGGAAGCCGCCGATATTTATACcccttttcattattatttgtcCACTATAAGTTTTCAAAGTAAGGACAATTCAACGACTTTGCCTTCCCTTGATGATGTTATTTATAGCGTTGATCATACTCGATACTTATTAAGTGAGGAGCCAAAGATACAAACCGAACTGGTGTCTGAGAACGGAACGAAATGgagattgagaaacaatAGCAATTTTATTTTGGACCTGCATAATATTTACAGAAATATGGTCAAGCAATTTTCCAATAAAACCAGCGAATTTGATCaatttgatttgtttaTCATCCTGGCTGCTTACTTTACTCTTTTTTATACTCTCTGTTGCCTGTTTAATGACATGAGAAAAATCGgatcaaaattttggttAAGCTTTTCCGCTCTTTCAAACTCTGCATGTGCATTATATTTATCATTGTACACAACCCACagtttgttgaagaaaccAGCTTCCTTATTAAGTTTGATCATTGGACTACCATTTATTGTAGTAATTATTGGCTTTAAGCATAAAGTTCGACTTGCGGCATTCTCATTACAAAAATTCCACAGAATCAGTAttgacaagaaaataaCGGTAAGCAACATTATTTATGAGGCAATGTTCCAAGAAGGCTCCTACTTAATCCGTGACTACTTATTTTATATTAGCTCCTTTGTTAGCTGCGCTATTTATGCTAGGCATCTACCCGGGTTGGTTAATTTCTGTATTTTGTCAACTTTTATGTTAATTTTCGACTTGATTTTATCTGCCACTTTCTATTCTGCCATATTGTCTATGAAACTGGAAATTAATATCATTCACAGATCGACCCTCATCAGACAgactttggaagaagacGGCGTTGTTCCAACTACAGCCGATATTATATATAAGGACGAAACGGCTTCAGAACCACATTTTTTAAGATCCAATGTGGCTATACTTTTAGGAAAAGCATCAGTTATTGGTCTCCTACTATTGATCAACCTTTATGTGTTTACAGATAAGTTAAATGCCACAATACTAAACACAGTGTATTTTGACTCTACAATTTACTCGTTACcaaatttcatcaattatAAAGATATTGGCAACCTCAGTAATCAGGTGATCATTTCCGTTTTGCCAAAACAATACTATACTCCactgaaaaaataccatcaaattgaagattCTGTGCTACTTATCATTGACTCTGTTAGCAATGCTATTCGGGACCAGTTTATCAGCaaattacttttttttgcatttgcaGTTAGTATTTCCATTAATGTTTATTTACTGAATGCTGCGAAAATTCACACAGGATACATGAACTTTCAGCCACAGTCGAAGAAGATCGATGATCTTGTTGTCGTGCAAAAATCGGCAACAATTGAGTTTTCAGAAACTCAAAGTGTGCCTGCTTCTTCAGGCCTAGAAACCTCAGTGACGGCGAGAGATATAGCGATCTCCGAAGAAATTCAGAATAACGAATGTGTGTATGCTTTAAGTTTCCAGGACGAGCCTATCCGTCCTTTATCGAATTTAGTGGAACTTATGGACAAGGAACAATTAAAAAACATGAATAATACAGAGGTTTCTGATCTTGTGGTCAACGGTAAGCTGCCATTATATTctctagaaaaaaaattagaggACACTACTCGTGCTGTTTTAGTTAGGAGGAAGGCACTTTCAGCTTTGGCTGAGTCACCAATTTTAGTTTCCGAAAAACTGCCCTTCAGAAACTACGATTATGATCGCGTATTTGGTGCTTGCTGTGAGAACGTCATTGGGTATATGCCTATACCGGTTGGTGTAATTGGTCCATTGATTATCGATGGAACATCTTATCATATTCCAATGGCTACTACTGAAGGTTGCTTAGTGGCGTCGGCTATGCGTGGTTGTAAAGCCATAAATGCTGGTGGTGGTGCAACAACTGTTTTAACTAAGGATGGTATGACAAGAGGTCCAGTAGTCCGTTTCCCTACTTTAAAGAGATCCGGTGCTTGCAAGATATGGCTAGACTCAGAAGAGGGACAAAACGCCATTAAGAAGGCTTTTAATTCTACATCAAGATTTGCCCGTTTGCAACATATTCAAACTTGTCTAGCAGGCGACTTGCTTTTCATGAGATTTAGAACAACTACTGGTGATGCGATGGGTATGAATATGATATCCAAAGGTGTCGAATACTCATTAAAGCAAATGGTAGAAGAGTACGGCTGGGAAGATATGGAAGTTGTCTCCGTATCCGGTAACTATTGTACCGATAAAAAACCTGCCGCAATCAACTGGATCGAAGGTCGTGGTAAAAGTGTCGTAGCTGAAGCTACTATTCCTGGTGATGTTGTCAAAAGTGTTTTAAAGAGCGATGTTGCTGCTTTGGTCGAATTAAATATATCTAAGAACTTGGTTGGATCTGCAATGGCTGGATCTGTTGGTGGTTTCAATGCGCATGCAGCTAATTTGGTCACCGCACTTTTCTTGGCATTGGGCCAAGATCCCGCACAGAACGTAGAAAGTTCGAACTGTATAACTTTGATGAAGGAAGTTGATGGAGATTTAAGGATTTCCGTTTCTATGCCATCTATCGAAGTGGGTACGATCGGTGGGGGTACAGTTTTAGAGCCTCAGGGTGCCATGCTTGATCTTCTCGGGGTTCGTGGTCCTCACCCTACTGAACCTGGAGCAAATGCTAGGCAATTAGCTAGAATAATCGCGTGTGCTGTCTTGGCTGGTGAATTGTCTCTGTGCTCCGCACTTGCTGCTGGTCACCTAGTACAAAGCCATATGACTCACAATCGTAAAACAAACAGAGCCAATGAATCCCCACAACCTAGTAACGGAGGCCCTCCCTCATAA
- the LEU3 gene encoding leucine-responsive transcriptional regulator LEU3 (Zinc-knuckle transcription factor, repressor and activator~similar to YLR451W), translating into MEGRSDSVATSQSGSEMSHSETRNRAGMNSRKRKFACVECRQQKSKCDAHERAPEPCTKCAKKNVPCILKRDFRRTYKRARNEAIEKRFKELTRTLTNLTSDEILKKIEEEQEIVLDNSNFTKEKVKQLRKSAFESADIEPRSCKTLRAEPIAYSTNRKHTDSSPLTLLSSTNFDPVHPMNVMTEEQLKCLPKSLGDVYLSSSDIAELFQEFATKYHQFLPVVDLSKGAERIYHLSPCLFWVILLIGLRRKFGATDLMTRLSVLVKSVLSEITISPIIRYTPSDKDEPVLNVASVYSVQAFLLYTFWPPLTSSLSADTSWNTIGTAMFQALRVGLNCAGFSKEYASANSELVNEQIRTWICCNVVSQTVASSFGFPAYVSFDYLVISSIRMPSTKNQADIPNELRQMAQIARFENQIVNTMNSTPASATGMVSQEEKQPLLHVLNQQLSQLEISLEENSLDDIRKFLLLVAKVHLLTYYFTDVTSPNSGKSNGNIYEGSYSVMELDTSFETKRGLVKVYNAAVNFLIHANSMWEHDPTIIKYFPGLFVLNIWQSACIISKLIHSSLHSMLDINSGKKAYNNAISLTFNASVLKYDMAYRSSGIMRSIWSLFANMYDAWKNDQKEGGGRLENDFNLGITIKSRMSVNVFFDCLYILKEKCGMAKLERETKVSTAYNVDEEEEEDEDEEGEEEEEEEEEELSGKVPENMDNQQLRTRKFTNVRHPEKKARRIIETIPLDPNPINAGSTSSGSSLTTPNSQVANNISYRGILTKMSPREQLKHANLDSSTSTDIKDNEVINEPLPIETNAEHLANQPPLPITQMQENTQSATQTNSSLLETYPMVQSNPVTTAIKESPNSIMASWDNWESDMVWRDVDILMNEFAFNPKV; encoded by the coding sequence atgGAAGGAAGATCAGATTCTGTAGCGACTTCACAGTCAGGAAGTGAAATGAGCCACAGTGAAACTAGGAACAGGGCTGGGATGAATTCtagaaaaaggaaatttgCCTGTGTGGAATGTCGGCAACAGAAGTCAAAATGTGATGCTCACGAAAGAGCTCCGGAACCATGCACTAAATGTGCTAAAAAGAATGTCCCATGCATATTAAAGCGAGATTTCAGAAGAACTTATAAAAGAGCAAGGAATGAAgctattgaaaaaagattcAAGGAACTCACCAGAACTTTGACAAATTTAACTTCAGATgagattttgaagaaaattgaagaggAACAAGAGATTGTTTTGGATAATAGTAACTtcacaaaggaaaaagtaAAACAACTCAGGAAGAGTGCATTTGAGTCGGCAGACATAGAACCGAGGTCGTGCAAGACACTTCGGGCGGAACCTATTGCTTATAGTACCAACAGAAAACATACGGATTCTTCTCCTTTAACGCTCTTAAGCTCGACAAACTTCGACCCTGTGCATCCAATGAACGTTATGACAGAAGAACAACTAAAGTGCTTACCGAAAAGTCTGGGTGATGTATACTTGTCAAGCAGCGATATTGCTGAGCTGTTTCAAGAATTTGCGACAAAATATCACCAATTTTTACCAGTAGTTGACCTTTCAAAAGGAGCAGAGCGAATCTATCACTTATCTCCTTGCTTATTCTGGGTCATCCTACTCATTGGTTTAAGGCGAAAATTTGGGGCTACGGACTTGATGACTCGATTGTCAGTGTTGGTAAAGTCCGTTTTATCGGAAATAACCATATCTCCAATCATTCGATATACTCCATCAGATAAGGACGAACCCGTTTTAAACGTAGCATCCGTATACTCCGTGCAAGCATTTCTTCTATACACTTTCTGGCCTCCTTTGACCTCTTCGTTAAGCGCTGACACTTCGTGGAATACCATAGGAACAGCAATGTTCCAAGCACTGCGGGTAGGGCTGAATTGTGCAGGTTTTTCGAAAGAGTATGCTTCGGCAAATTCAGAATTAGTTAACGAGCAAATACGAACTTGGATTTGTTGCAATGTTGTATCCCAAACAGTGGCGTCATCATTTGGGTTCCCAGCTTATGTTTCCTTTGATTATCTAGTAATCAGCTCTATCAGAATGCCCAGTACAAAAAACCAAGCAGATATACCCAATGAACTAAGGCAGATGGCTCAAATTGCCAGATTTGAGAACCAAATCGTAAACACAATGAACTCCACCCCAGCTAGTGCAACGGGGATGGTAAGTCAGGAGGAAAAGCAGCCCTTGTTGCACGTCCTTAATCAACAACTAAGCCAACTAGAGATTAGTCTTGAAGAGAATAGCTTAGATGATAtccgaaaatttttgttactAGTGGCCAAAGTTCACTTATTAACCTATTATTTCACGGACGTTACCTCTCCAAATTCTGGAAAATCAAATGGCAATATTTATGAGGGATCGTATTCTGTTATGGAACTCGATACGAGTTTTGAAACGAAGCGTGGATTGGTGAAAGTTTATAATGCCGCAGTAAACTTTCTTATACACGCCAATAGCATGTGGGAACATGACCCTACTATCATTAAGTACTTTCCAGGTTTGTTTGTCTTGAATATATGGCAGTCTGCCTGTATTATTAGTAAACTCATACATTCATCACTTCACTCAATGCTAGATATTAACTCAGGTAAAAAAGCTTATAACAACGCAATTTCGTTAACGTTTAATGCCTCAGTTTTAAAATATGATATGGCATACAGATCGTCCGGAATAATGCGAAGCATATGGAGTTTATTTGCAAATATGTATGATGCGTGGAAAAACGATCAAAAGGAAGGCGGAGGCAGATTAGAAAATGATTTCAATTTGGGCATTACCATAAAGTCTAGAATGTCGGTGAACGTCTTTTTTGATTGCTTATATATCCTAAAGGAGAAATGTGGTATGGCTAAACTAGAAAGAGAGACAAAGGTTTCTACAGCTTATAATGTCGATgaggaggaagaggaagatgaagatgaggagggagaagaagaagaagaagaagaagaagaagagctGAGCGGTAAAGTTCCAGAAAATATGGATAATCAGCAACTAAGGACAAGGAAATTTACCAATGTAAGGCACCcggaaaagaaagcaagAAGAATAATTGAAACAATTCCACTAGACCCAAATCCAATAAATGCAGGTTCTACCAGTAGTGGAAGCTCATTAACAACTCCAAATAGTCAAGTGGCGAACAATATATCATATAGAGGAATCCTTACTAAAATGTCACCTAGGGAGCAGCTGAAGCACGCAAATTTAGATTCTAGTACTTCCACAGATATTAAGGACAATGAAGTTATCAATGAGCCTTTGCCAATAGAGACGAATGCTGAACATCTGGCAAACCAACCGCCTCTTCCAATAACACAAATGCAAGAAAACACACAGTCAGCGACACAAACCAACTCTTCTCTGTTGGAAACGTATCCTATGGTTCAATCAAACCCTGTTACAACTGCAATTAAAGAATCACCCAATTCCATCATGGCTAGTTGGGATAACTGGGAATCTGATATGGTCTGGAGAGATGTTGATATTTTAATGAATGAATTTGCGTTCAATCCTAAGGTTTAA